The stretch of DNA CGATTGTATCGTGTTTAAAACTGCTGTCAGTCGAAATTTCAAACTGAACTCTAGCATCTTCATTTGTACGCGCCCATAAAATCGCTGCCGAATCCGTTATATCCCCGCTTGCTACCCCATGTGAAATAAAAGGCTTTTCCAGTAAATCAACGAGAAGGTCAGTATTGTTTGTGAACTCTCCGTCCACACCAAGAGAAAGCAAGGATACCATATCATCCTGGGAATTGACTGTCCATGGATGGACAAGAAGTTGGTTCTGATGAGCGGCTTCCATTAGTTTCGGAACAACAAGCTCCTTACTAGGACCTACACCGGCAGCATAGTCAGAGATTCGCTTCAATTCTTGGTACACATCCTTACCTGCAAGCATACCTCCTGTATATAGTTGAATCAGCTTTACATTAGGTACAAGATTTTTTAATTTACGAAGGCTATCCTCACTGAATGATTCGAGAAAAAGCTTTTCGTCATCAAGGACATTCGTTTTTTTCAAGATCTCGATTAATTTCTCTTCCATTCCTGGATAAACGCTCGGTGCTTTTGTTTCCATATAAAGACCAACTTTTCCATTTCCATGCTGTTTGACAAATTTGATGGCTTCCTCGAGCGTTGGTACATGCTGTCCAATGTATTGTGTTTTTGCCTTATCCGGATAGGCTTTATTAAACCATGAGCCTGCATCCAGACGGCTGATCTCTTCGAGCGTAAAATCCTTTACCCTCCATGGTGCCCGGTCTGGATAAAGTTCCTTTGCATTTGTGGTTCTCGACAGGGTCTCATCGTGCATGGCAATCAACTGACCATCTTTAGTCATTTGTAAATCAAATTCCACATAATCAGCCTTCATCGTCATAGCCTGCTTATAGGCTGCCAGTGTATGTTCCGGGCCATAGGCAGATGCCCCACGGTGGGCGATCACTGCTACATCAGAGGAGAGTGGACGTAAGGTGGTTTGTCCATTATCAGTAGCTGAGATTTGAATCGGGTGGGCTAAAACGGCTAAGGGAGCTCCTGAAGTTACCGAAAGAGATAGACAAGCAATGCCAGCAATTAAGACTCTTTTTCATTTACACTCATCTCCTATATGTTTATGTATTACGAGTTTAAAAATATAGGAGAATTGTAAAGTGGCTATTAATAGAGTATGAATATTCGGTAAATGAGGGAAAAACAGGACTTTCTGCTTACTAAAAATGGGGACAGTCCCCCAGCGCTTTAACGCGCCGGGGGACTGTCCCCGCATTTTTTTTAACTCATTTTCGGTTTAGCCACCAAGCCTTGTTGCTCGGAGGATGGGTCCTTTTGGATCAGGAAGGAGGTGAGTAAGGCTAAGATACTACCTACAAAACCGAATATAAAGAGATGGTGAATGCCTTGCATGAAGTTGGCTCCGCTTGTTAATAATGCGCCCATGATGGTTACACCAATCGCGGTCCCCATATTCCGACAGAACATGAAGAAGGAAGTGGATATACCTCTTTCATGCCCCCCTACAAGCTGCTGCACGCCAATCATTCCAACCGTTGTGAGGAGACCGAACGCCAATCCTTGAACAATCATGACTAAGAAAATAAACCAGAAACCATGGCTTGGATCAAGCAGGGTTAACAAGGCGCCAGAAAGGAATAATAACGCATTCCCGATAATCAACAGGAGGCGATATCCGTATTTTAGAATCCATTTACCTGCAGGAACAGCTGCGGCCATCCAACCAATTGCCGTTCCCAGTAAGGCCACACCGCTAAGGAACAGCGATAGCCCAGCGATATTTTGCAAGAATAAGGGAACAAAACTGGAAGCCCCAAATAAAGCGGTCGTCCCAATAAAGGCATTGATGTTGATGCGAGAAATCATCTTATTTTTAAACATAGAAAGTGGAACAATTGGTGACTCTTGTTTCTTTTCAAAAAAGTAAAAAACAACTAAGAAGACAATACCAATGATTGCGTAAAGGACGCGATTGTCCTTAACAATCGTATCTAATAGAAGGAACGTGACACCGACAGCGAAGAGAATGGCGCCGATGTAGTCGACCTTCGCTTTTTTCGGCTGGTAATTTTCTTTGTAAGGCAGCAGGGTGATAAACGAAATGATACACACCGGCAGATTGACGAAGAAGATCCAGCGCCAGGTCATAAACTCTACAAAGAAAGACCCTAGCAATGGTGCAAGTACGGCGGACAAGCCCCACATCGCCGTAAACAAGGCTTGAATTTTGCCTCGTTTTTCAACAGAAAACAAGTCTCCGGCAATGATGGCAGGGAACGGCATCATGAATCCAGCGCCAATCCCTTGCACGGCGCGGAAAATAACCAATTGAATCATATTGGCGGACATCCCGCAAAGGAGCGAGCCTACTAAAAATAGGAGGATCCCAGTACCAAATACTTTTTTACGACCGAATAAATCGGATAATCTACCAGCCACAGGTGAAAGAATGGTACTGGTAATCATGTAAGACGCGAACGACCACGCATAGAGGTCAAATCGGCCTAACTCTTTTGCAATGATGGGCATCGTCGTATTCATAATTGTCGAATCGATGGATGCAACCAGCATCGCAAGAACAATACTAACCATCACAGTTGTTCTGCTTTTCATCTATATAACCCCTTTTATTATTGAAAAATTTTCCGCACTGTAAAAATCTTGAACTTGAGATATATTAAAGCAATTTTTGGTGGCTGTCAAGAAGAATGCAGCGAGGTTCTTGGCCACTGTGATAGGCCTAATTAATAGATATGTAGATATCCTTCTAAAATG from Bacillus sp. SLBN-46 encodes:
- a CDS encoding MDR family MFS transporter, encoding MKSRTTVMVSIVLAMLVASIDSTIMNTTMPIIAKELGRFDLYAWSFASYMITSTILSPVAGRLSDLFGRKKVFGTGILLFLVGSLLCGMSANMIQLVIFRAVQGIGAGFMMPFPAIIAGDLFSVEKRGKIQALFTAMWGLSAVLAPLLGSFFVEFMTWRWIFFVNLPVCIISFITLLPYKENYQPKKAKVDYIGAILFAVGVTFLLLDTIVKDNRVLYAIIGIVFLVVFYFFEKKQESPIVPLSMFKNKMISRININAFIGTTALFGASSFVPLFLQNIAGLSLFLSGVALLGTAIGWMAAAVPAGKWILKYGYRLLLIIGNALLFLSGALLTLLDPSHGFWFIFLVMIVQGLAFGLLTTVGMIGVQQLVGGHERGISTSFFMFCRNMGTAIGVTIMGALLTSGANFMQGIHHLFIFGFVGSILALLTSFLIQKDPSSEQQGLVAKPKMS